The following coding sequences lie in one Ictalurus furcatus strain D&B chromosome 7, Billie_1.0, whole genome shotgun sequence genomic window:
- the si:dkey-19b23.10 gene encoding uncharacterized protein si:dkey-19b23.10, with protein sequence MADHISIHSESPPFSAMYRLQTQGQRSNYNHFQNISVSRINQYEDNSLLNDPADNCASAVTSMNGVGEQINTAYWDMESLISSQPGAFNRTKANSERYEEEWNSGSQQQDAIENYGTTGGNHQKLDSFSEAFYDRSISRIANCVDQVGYNVDPNNSPSIPPLPSLSFPLVLSPPPTPLPQQSLSPPKRGLYPPAVQSLNHTQSQSPSEGSLRFFPSLSCTGSILPGGFTPTHWLPLSTDNSGSGDITQHLPQDQGPSAVYPEGVGIHLRQRSATEGDTDCSLETSPCSPLVQHPPQQSAQKHEREHCPVTSDHHMTWSQMMPSSQPFCSPIHHLNTQAEGLRVLEDTKPIAGFQRTPFLCLSSSQNNPLAIYTGLPFHSVLQSGALGDDREHVTHHYTPLPMLNPTRSGTGLYCNLLPPVNHQKRWSEEAGHRAQQRQVNIGPEFQAEIPDLLEQEQIDLWSEEPLREELLWKPWAELEGNDDLLEQVENLLDFSTSTALPGGVANLELALHSLSLCQGNVLAALEMMFFSNSKPSGDYHYCGSDIWRLNEQKLFHKAFAMYGKDFSFIHKMVQTKGVSQCVEFYYHSKRLREKQRKLKEKEAQLQQQQMAAETLTPTNQVMVMNPNNVDRLIHTPALAPSFPCKQCGKMFYKIKSRNAHMKIHRQQQEDWRERIQPNNHLSLTQALQNQNRTLTNPNQLVTQGHPNQLLTQSLIQNLVQSQAQLTFIQSSKTQSPCFTTAISSTNSTQSPQMAPKAPALPLYRGPQQTWGAIHGSLESGLYYD encoded by the exons ATGGCTGATCACATTTCCATCCATTCTGAGTCTCCACCCTTCTCTGCCATGTACCGCCTTCAGACACAAGGTCAAAGATCAAACTACAACCACTTTCAGAACATTTCTGTGAGCAGAATAAACCAGTATGAAGATAACAGCCTTTTGAATGACCCTGCTGACAATTGTGCCAGTGCTGTAACAAGTATGAACGGAGTTGGTGAGCAGATAAATACTGCATACTGGGACATGGAGTCTTTGATCTCGTCTCAGCCTGGTGCATTCAACAGAACCAAAGCCAACAGCgaacgatatgaggaagaatgGAATTCCGGTTCCCAGCAGCAGGATGCAATAGAAAATTATGGTACAACAGGCGGGAATCATCAGAAACTGGACTCCTTCTCTGAGGCATTTTATGACCGAAGCATTTCTAGAATTGCCAACTGTGTTGATCAGGTTGGATACAATGTTGATCCAAACAACTCTCCCAGCATTCCAcctcttccctccctctctttccctctggtTCTGAGTCCTCCTCCTACGCCTCTTCCTCAGCAGTCTCTTTCTCCTCCTAAACGGGGGCTTTATCCCCCTGCTGTACAGTCACTGAACCACACACAATCACAGTCCCCTTCCGAAGGCTCTTTGCGgttctttccatctctttcttGTACCGGTTCCATTCTTCCCGGGGGTTTCACTCCTACTCACTGGCTCCCACTTTCCACTGACAACAGTGGGAGTGGAGACATAACACAGCACCTTCCTCAAGACCAGGGTCCATCTGCAGTCTACCCAGAGGGGGTGGGGATTCATCTAAGACAGCGGAGTGCGACGGAGGGAGATACAG ACTGTTCTCTAGAGACTTCTCCATGTTCACCTCTGGTGCAGCATCCACCCCAACAATCTGCTCAAAAACATGAGAGAGAGCATTGCCCTGTGACTTCAGATCACCACATGACATGGTCCCAG ATGATGCCATCATCTCAACCTTTTTGCTCCCCAATCCATCATTTGAACACTCAGGCAGAGGGATTGAGGGTGCTTGAGGACACAAAGCCCATTGCAGGGTTCCAGCGAACACCTTTTTTATGTTTGTCCAGCTCACAG AACAATCCCTTGGCAATCTACACTGGCCTTCCATTCCACAGTGTGCTCCAGTCAGGAGCACTGGGCGATGATCGGGAACATGTGACTCATCACTACACTCCACTTCCCATGCTAAATCCCACTCGCAGTGGAACAGGACTGTACTGTAACCTGCTGCCTCCAGTGAACCACCAGAAACGGTGGTCAGAGGAAGCAGGACATCGTGCTCAACAGCG GCAAGTGAATATAGGGCCAGAGTTTCAGGCTGAGATACCTGATCTGCTTGAGCAGGAGCAGATAGACTTGTGGTCTGAGGAACCACTTCGGGAGGAGTTACTTTGGAAACCATGGGCAGAATTAGAGGGGAATGATGACCTACTAGAACAGG TGGAGAATCTTCTAGATTTCAGTACTTCTACTGCTCTACCTGGAGGTGTTGCTAATCTGGAGCTTGCCCTTCATAGCCTGTCTTTATGCCAAGGAAATGTATTG GCTGCTTTGGAGATGATGTTTTTCTCAAACTCAAAACCCTCTGGAGACTACCATTATTGTG GCAGTGACATCTGGCGGTTAAATGAGCAAAAGTTATTCCATAAGGCCTTCGCCATGTATGGAAAAGACttctcattcattcacaaaATG GTGCAAACAAAGGGGGTGTCACAGTGTGTTGAATTCTACTATCACTCCAAACGGctcagagagaaacagaggaagCTAAAGGAGAAAGAAGCGCAACTGCAACAGCAACAAATGGCTGCAGAAACACTTACTCCAACTAACCAG GTCATGGTGATGAACCCTAATAATGTAGACAGGCTAATTCATACACCTGCACTGGCTCCAAGCTTTCCCTGCAAACAATGCGGAAA GATGTTTTACAAGATCAAAAGCAGAAATGCTCACATGAAGATCCATCGTCAGCAGCAGGAGGACTGGAGGGAGAGAATCCAACCAAACAATCACCTTAGCCTGACCCAGGCCCTACAGAACCAAAACCGAACCCTGACCAATCCAAACCAGCTTGTTACGCAAGGTCACCCAAACCAGTTATTAACCCAAAGCCTGATCCAGAACCTGGTGCAGTCTCAGGCTCAGCTCACTTTTATCCAGAGCAGCAAGACTCAAAGTCCTTGTTTCACTACTGCCATCAGCAgtacaaactccacacaaagCCCACAGATGGCTCCCAAAGCCCCAGCTCTACCACTTTACAGGGGCCCCCAACAGACATGGGGTGCCATTCATGGTAGCTTGGAGTCTGGTCTGTATTATGACTAA